The Monomorium pharaonis isolate MP-MQ-018 chromosome 5, ASM1337386v2, whole genome shotgun sequence genome segment ttgaaatgtttttttgtgaatttattttatgaataagaaAATAGAACGATTCAAGTTGATCTGACGCGAATACTTGAAAGTTGATCTCTTTTGAACATCTTGCGCACTATACTGTAGTTTATGATCAAAACGGCACAATCTGAGgcataatgtaatttttatttcattagagtacaaagataaaataataaagtaaaataacgaaaataactttttatatttgcagTGGAAAAAAATGTCCACCGTTTAAGATCATCATATTAGACGAGGCGGACAGCATGACCAATGCCGCGCAAACGGCGCTTCGTCGAATTATGGAGAAGGAGTCGCACAGCACGCGCTTCTGTTTGGTATGCAATTATCTGTCGCGAATTATCAAGCCGATAGCATCGCGCTGCACCAAGTTCCGATTCAAGCCGCTGAGCGATGAGAAGAGTATCGCTAGACTcgaatatatatgtaacgAGGAAAATCTGAAGGCCGATAGGAACGTCTTGGAAAAAATCGTTGAAGCGTCGGGTGGCGATTTAAGACAGGCCGTCATGTGTTTACAGTCGATCACGCGATTGAAGGGAAAAGATTACGAGATCACCGTGGATGATGCGCTCGACGTTATTGGGGTAACTACGTTTCGTATAAAAagtacagaaatatttttatacaacaaGGTTAAATAATTCCAAAATGTGTACATTTATCATTATAGTTAGTTCCCGATGATCAAATTAATACACTCTGGGAGGCTTGTAAGAAGgggaattataataatgttcaaAAGTTACTTGAAAACTTGCTGTTGGAAGGATACCCGGGTTCACAggttaattttctttattaaattagacattaaagatttttttaaataataagtaaaaatgcattacttaaataattttgcatttaattatatcaattttgtttGATTTTAACTGTTACATTTTAGGTAATTGAACAATTAaacgagaaaattattttctctgaTGAACTTACTGACAAACAAAAAGCGATGATCGGCGATGTGCTTGgtgtaagtaattttttatatgcaaaatgtatcaGGCCACCTTTATTTCGGCAATAGTTAtcgaaaatttgaaaaaaaagttcattaGCAAGCCTTACGTGAATTATCTAACAGTAGTATTTAGTTTTTCGGAAACTACCAGAAGTAGGGGAAACTTGGAtcaagtttgaaatttttaatgggAACAGCTCGATTAAAATATCGTTGATTATGTTTcacaaatgaataatttttccttaaactttttttatatcactgtctttaagaaaaataagatgtAGGATTATGAGTAAAGCATCGAGTGGGAACgcgaaatgaaaatatttttaaacgaaatttttggtattttaAGCATATGTTCGCATATAAACTTGCATTTTTCTTTACgcatttattgataaatgtgCGTTGTCAAGCGTTCTTGTACAAGTGATCTGATACGTTCTACatacaacaaaataattaaactgaacgtaaatataagaaatgtttttctttttttaggaatGTGATTATAGATTAACAGAAGGAAGCGATGAATTTTTGCAGCTTTTAAACGTGTTCTCTACTATTTTAATGGCAtgcaaattgtaaaaaaaaaagtaattccTCTATAGATTATGATGTATTTATATTCGTAGATTTatgttatgtataataaagattttatatatttttatatgttgtgTGATTCATTTACCTATGATATAGTCCTGTTTTA includes the following:
- the LOC105837940 gene encoding replication factor C subunit 4; the protein is MHAFLKTGKLGAPVEVKKPSTSRAKDNRKDLTPWVEKYRPRNVDDIVEQTDVVKVIRQAMEHGDFPNMLFYGPPGTGKTSIIHAAARQMFGSMYRDRILELNASDDRGIQVVREKIKSFALRRANPNGPDGKKCPPFKIIILDEADSMTNAAQTALRRIMEKESHSTRFCLVCNYLSRIIKPIASRCTKFRFKPLSDEKSIARLEYICNEENLKADRNVLEKIVEASGGDLRQAVMCLQSITRLKGKDYEITVDDALDVIGLVPDDQINTLWEACKKGNYNNVQKLLENLLLEGYPGSQVIEQLNEKIIFSDELTDKQKAMIGDVLGECDYRLTEGSDEFLQLLNVFSTILMACKL